The genomic region AACCAGTAGCAACACCAATTTGGGCTGTTCCTTCTTTTTCAGTATATTCAAACTTATGTTTACCTAGATATTGCTTAACCTTTTCAATATTCACTAATTCATCACTTAAATGTTTAGCTAAATAACGAACAATAAACTTTCTCGCAATTTGATGCAAATATCGCTCTAACTGTCGTACACCAGCTTCACGAGTATAATATTTAATAATTTCTTTAATTGCACCATCTTCAAATTTTAATAACTGCTCATTTAAACCATTACCTTGCAATACTTTAGCAATTAAATGATTTTTAGCAATTTCCATTTTTTCAATTTCTGTGTAAGATGATAATTGAATAATTTCCATTCGGTCTAATAATGGTTCGGGAATATCTTCCATATAGTTAGCCGTAGCAATAAACATTACTTTTGATAAATCATAATTTTCTTCTAAGTAATGATCAGAAAACTCAAAATTTTGTTCTGGGTCTAATACTTCCAACATCGCACTAGCAGGATCACCACGATAATCATTAGCCATCTTATCAATTTCATCAAGCAAAAATAAAGGATTAATACTTTTAGCTCGTTTCATTGATTGGATTATTCTTCCTGGCATTGAACCAATATATGTTTTTCGATGACCACGAATTTCTGATTCATCACGAACACCACCTAATGATAACTTCACAAAACTTCTTCCTGTTGCTTCAGCAATTGACTTAGCAAGTGAAGTTTTTCCTACTCCGGGAGGACCTACTAAACAAATAATTTGCCCTTTTAATGATTTAGTCATTTGTTTAACAGCTAAATGTTCAATAATTCGTTCTTTAACTTTTTCCAAACCATAATGATATTTATCTAAAGTTTGTAAAGCAAATGGTAAATCCTCAATTTCTTCCTTTTCTTCATGTCAAGGAATCGCCATTACCCAATCAATGTATGTTCTAATAATATTAGCTTCACTTGATGCTTGTGGCATCATTTCATAACGATTAATTTCTTCCTTAACACGAACTTTAATATTCTCAGGAAATGGTTCTTTTTGAAGACGATCTAAATATTTCTTCATCTCATTACTATCGTCATCAATTTCACCTAATTCTTCTTTAATTGCTTCAAGTTTTTCTCGTAAATAAAATTTCTTTTGCTGTTCATCAATTCTAACTTTAATTCTTTCAGAAATATTTTGATCAATTTCACCAGTTTGCTTGCGACTATTAACATTATCAACTAAAAGATTCAAGCGTTGTTCAACATTCAACTCTTCTAAAATAGCTTGTTTTTTATCTAACGGTAAAAAAGGTAAAAACTGTGCTAATGTATCAATTACTTCTCCAGGACTACTATTAATATTTACCTTAATCTCTTGTAAGACATCTTCAGGAAGACCTTCTTGCATTTCCAATAATCCTGTTAAATTATTAGTAATTTTTTGAACTAATTCTTCAACACTACCTTCATGATTTGATTCTAAAACCTCAATATCACTTTCATAATAAGTACCATTATCTTTTAAATTCAGTAATTTAACCCGATTAAGTGACTTAAAATTAACCGTAAACGAACCTTCTTCTCAAACTTTTTTTATTTTTAAATTAGCAATAACTCCAACATCAAATATTTCATCAATTGTTGGTTCATCATCTAAAGGTTTTTTTTGTGATACTAAAATAACTTGATTATCAAAATTATCCTTAGCCACTTCAATAGTCTTTAATGATTTATTACGACCAATTTCTAAAACCTGCTCAAATCCGGGATAAATATAACTACCTCGTGTAACCAAAACCGGAATATTTTCCAAAGACTTTATTTGTTCTTTATCTATCATTATGATACCTCCATAAAACAAATTTACTTAATTATATCCTGAATTGTAAATATAAATGGGACAGTTTTTTAAAATAATTGTATTAAATCTATTGGTCTTTTATAAGATAATGATTTTCTGGGTGTAGAATTAATTTGAAATGCTATAGAATTTAAGTCTTTTTGTTTATATGAAGATAAATCAGTAGATTTTGGTAAATATCTTCTTAAAATACCATTATTGTTCTCATTTAAACCTCTTTGACAAGGTTTGCCGGCATCTGCAAAATAAATTTTAACATTACAATTTTTTTCAATTAATTTTCATTTACTAAATTCTTTACCACGATCAAAAGTAATAGTTTTAATTGTTCCTGGTATTAATTTTGAAATAAATTTTATTATACTTTGTGTAATACTTTCTGCTTTATGATTTTTAGTTTTCAAAGGAATTGTGGTTTTTGATCATATATCAGCTAAAGTAATAATAGAACTTTTATGATCTTTACCAACGATAATATCTCCCTCTAAATGGCCAAATTCTTGTATATTTTTAATATTTGGAATGATTAAATTTCTTTCATGAATAGATTTACAATTATTAATTCTGCCCCTAGTTTCTTTTTGTTTATGAGGTTTATTTTTGCCTTTTCTCAATAAATTTTTTTCATCAAAACCCATTCGATTTGTTTTAAACATGTTATATAAAGTTTTTGTTGAAATATTTTTTATTTTATTTTTCTTTAAAAAATCAGCAATTATATCAAGAGCATAATTTTTAGTAATTAACAAATGATTGATAGTATTAATTTCTGTTAAAGTTAAAATTATTAATTTTCTACCTGCATTTTGTTTATTTTTTTGAACTTGATTCAATATTTCTAATGGTAATAAGTTTTGATTTAATAATTTACAAACTCTGTGTACAGTTGATTTACTATAATCAATTGCTTTTGCTATTTTACGAATAGAAAATCCATAACTTTTATATTCTTTTATTGCTATTATTGATTCAATAGTCAGATACTTATACATTGTGCTAATTCCTTTCTTTTCTTAATTATAGAATTAACACAATTTGTTTTTTATATAAGTGTCCTTTTTAATTTTACATTTCAGGTGTATAAAAAATTTAGCACTTGCAATATTAAAGTGCTAAATCTATTTTATCCATTATTCTCATAAAATCCATTATTCTCATAAAGAAAATTTAATATCCTACGATGTTTTAAACCTTCTTGAACAATACTAGTATCCATAATTTTTTCTTTAGCTTCTTCTGGTGTCATCTTATAAAACTTAGCCAACTCAATAATTTCTTGTTCTACCTCATCATTACTAACTTGAATATTTTCTTGCTTCATAATTTCTTGTATAATTAAATAATTACTAATTTTTGCTTTAGCCTCGCCTCGGAACTCTTTTTTAATATCTAATTCAGTTAATTTAGTTAACTTTAAATATTGTTTTAAATCAATATTTTGTTCTTTTAACTTCTCCTCAAACTGATCTTGAAGATTTAATACTTCTTTATCAATAATTGATTGAGGAATATGAATCGTTGCTGTTTTAGAAATTTCTAATAATAAATTATTAATAAACTCATCTTTAATTTTTTCTTCATTTTGCTTAATCAAATTTTCTTTAATATAATCTTTTAATTGTGCTAAATCTTCAATACCATCAATATTAGCATCTTTTGCCAAATCATCATTAATTTCTGGAACAATCTTATTTTTAACTTCTTTAATCTTAACTTTAAAAGTTACTTCTTTTCCTGCTAAATCTGGTTGTAAATAATCTTTAGGAAACGATACAAGTAAATCCTTTTCTTCACCAGCCATCAATCCAATCATTTGTTCTTCAAAACCAGGAATAAACTTTTTTGAACCAATTTCTAAACTAAAATTTTCAGCTTTTCCACCAGCAAAAGGTTCGCCATCTTTAAACCCTTCAAAATCAAAAATAACAACATCACCATTAGTAATCTTATCTTCTTTAATTTCTAAAATAACTGATTTTTCTTGTAACTGACTAAGTGCTTGATTAATATCCTCATCATTAACAATATTTGCCATTTTCTCAATTTTTATATTTGTATATTTTTCAACTTTAACTTCCGGTTTTAAATCAAATTCAAAAGAAATAATATATTTTGCCATTGACAAAGTATCAATATTTCAACTTGGCTGATTAAAAGGTTGCAATGGATCATTTCGTAATAAAGCAAATTGTCACGCTTTATCAGCTGCAATATTATGAGCTTTATTTAAAATTTCTGCTTCACTTAAATATTTTTCTACCATCGCTTCTGGTACTTTGCCTTTACGAAAACCTGGTATTTGTAAACGGGCTTTCAACTTCTTTGTTACCTTTTCAATAATATCTTGTCATTCTTCTGATTCAAATTCAATAATATACTTTCCTTTATTTTCTTCAATATTTTTTTTACTTGTAAATTTCATCAAATATCCTCCTATATTTCAACTATTTAATTATACCCTTGATTAATTACTAAATGCAATTAAACTTTAGCAAATATCTCAACAATAAAATCTTAAAAAATTTGTTCTTTCTCAATTTGTAATAAAAATCTTTGGGTAAGAACAACATCAGTCTTTAAATTTTGACAAATCTGTTCTAACTTACATTCATCATCACCTTGCATAATTTGTGCTTTATAAATAATAGCACTAACTATCGCAGAAAGATCCGCCATTAATGGCAAATTAGGATACTGACTATATCAATAATTTTCTCATAAGTATCAACAAACCTGTTCTAAACTAGGATTATCATTATAAACAAAATTACTTAAAATAGTTTTAACTTTTTTAGTACATTCATCAAGATGAAATTCAGAAATCAATATCGGATTAACAAAATACTGACCATGTGTTTTTTGAACAATAAACACCCCATCAATATCTTGTCTCTTTAAAGCTATTAACAAATGCGTTTTATTTTCATTTTTAAACAAAGAATTTTTTAAATAATCTCGTAATGTTGATAATATTTTCCTAGCATTTTGCTGTTCTAAAAAATTAAATGCTACTAAATGAATTTCCTCATCAAAAGGATTATTAATAATTTCTTTAATTGTCTCTAAATCTCATTGCTTAATATTTGGTTTTTCTTTTGTTAACTGTTGAATTTCATCATAAAATTTAATAATTTGTTGTTCATATTTTTTTGGTATATAAGGTAAATCTAATTCAATTTTTAACTTAACTTTTGCTTGCTCATAGTTTTCATTAGCAATTAACTTTTCAATTTCCTTAATAAAAAAACTATAATATTTATTATTCATTAAAATTATTCACCAACATTTTTATTTTAAATGGCGCCCATGAAGAGACTTGAACTCTTGACCCTGCGCTTAGAAGGCGCATGCTCTATCCAACTGAGCTACATGGGCATATTTTATACTACATAAAAAATAATAACATTATTAGCTTTAAACTGCAATTATTTTAAATAAAATTAATAGTCAATAAATCCTTTAAATATAAAAAAATGTTAATAAATAATTTTACAAAAATGTTGATAGAAATTATTTTTTAAATTCTATCAACATTGCTTCTTCATTTGTAAAAAGAATTAAAAATTTATTCCCTTTTACTATTTTAAAATTCCTTCAATTTCTTTAATTTTATTAATTGCTTCTTGAAAATTTTTAACCTTAAAAATTTTCTTTTTACTAATATCATTGTATTGTAAACTACCTGATATCATCTCATTAATACCATATCCAGGAATTTCCTCAACATCAATATTTGATTGATACAACCTAAAATCACTATAAACACATATTAAATATTTTTCTTCCTGC from Spiroplasma endosymbiont of Lonchoptera lutea harbors:
- the lon gene encoding endopeptidase La, with protein sequence MIDKEQIKSLENIPVLVTRGSYIYPGFEQVLEIGRNKSLKTIEVAKDNFDNQVILVSQKKPLDDEPTIDEIFDVGVIANLKIKKVWEEGSFTVNFKSLNRVKLLNLKDNGTYYESDIEVLESNHEGSVEELVQKITNNLTGLLEMQEGLPEDVLQEIKVNINSSPGEVIDTLAQFLPFLPLDKKQAILEELNVEQRLNLLVDNVNSRKQTGEIDQNISERIKVRIDEQQKKFYLREKLEAIKEELGEIDDDSNEMKKYLDRLQKEPFPENIKVRVKEEINRYEMMPQASSEANIIRTYIDWVMAIPWHEEKEEIEDLPFALQTLDKYHYGLEKVKERIIEHLAVKQMTKSLKGQIICLVGPPGVGKTSLAKSIAEATGRSFVKLSLGGVRDESEIRGHRKTYIGSMPGRIIQSMKRAKSINPLFLLDEIDKMANDYRGDPASAMLEVLDPEQNFEFSDHYLEENYDLSKVMFIATANYMEDIPEPLLDRMEIIQLSSYTEIEKMEIAKNHLIAKVLQGNGLNEQLLKFEDGAIKEIIKYYTREAGVRQLERYLHQIARKFIVRYLAKHLSDELVNIEKVKQYLGKHKFEYTEKEGTAQIGVATGLAYTAFGGDILSMEVNFFSGKGQLVLTGTLGDVMKESANIALDYLKANSKKFNIDSKFFSNNDIHIHVPEGAVPKDGPSAGITITTAIISALTKRPVSSDVGMTGEITLRGNVLPIGGLKEKSISAHRSGISTILIPDKNMKDLDDIPNEVLNELKIIPIKHYEEVYDFIFNSNSTITSTDVITDAVAVAA
- a CDS encoding IS30 family transposase is translated as MYKYLTIESIIAIKEYKSYGFSIRKIAKAIDYSKSTVHRVCKLLNQNLLPLEILNQVQKNKQNAGRKLIILTLTEINTINHLLITKNYALDIIADFLKKNKIKNISTKTLYNMFKTNRMGFDEKNLLRKGKNKPHKQKETRGRINNCKSIHERNLIIPNIKNIQEFGHLEGDIIVGKDHKSSIITLADIWSKTTIPLKTKNHKAESITQSIIKFISKLIPGTIKTITFDRGKEFSKWKLIEKNCNVKIYFADAGKPCQRGLNENNNGILRRYLPKSTDLSSYKQKDLNSIAFQINSTPRKSLSYKRPIDLIQLF
- the tig gene encoding trigger factor translates to MKFTSKKNIEENKGKYIIEFESEEWQDIIEKVTKKLKARLQIPGFRKGKVPEAMVEKYLSEAEILNKAHNIAADKAWQFALLRNDPLQPFNQPSWNIDTLSMAKYIISFEFDLKPEVKVEKYTNIKIEKMANIVNDEDINQALSQLQEKSVILEIKEDKITNGDVVIFDFEGFKDGEPFAGGKAENFSLEIGSKKFIPGFEEQMIGLMAGEEKDLLVSFPKDYLQPDLAGKEVTFKVKIKEVKNKIVPEINDDLAKDANIDGIEDLAQLKDYIKENLIKQNEEKIKDEFINNLLLEISKTATIHIPQSIIDKEVLNLQDQFEEKLKEQNIDLKQYLKLTKLTELDIKKEFRGEAKAKISNYLIIQEIMKQENIQVSNDEVEQEIIELAKFYKMTPEEAKEKIMDTSIVQEGLKHRRILNFLYENNGFYENNG
- a CDS encoding DUF3196 family protein, whose translation is MNNKYYSFFIKEIEKLIANENYEQAKVKLKIELDLPYIPKKYEQQIIKFYDEIQQLTKEKPNIKQWDLETIKEIINNPFDEEIHLVAFNFLEQQNARKILSTLRDYLKNSLFKNENKTHLLIALKRQDIDGVFIVQKTHGQYFVNPILISEFHLDECTKKVKTILSNFVYNDNPSLEQVCWYLWENYWYSQYPNLPLMADLSAIVSAIIYKAQIMQGDDECKLEQICQNLKTDVVLTQRFLLQIEKEQIF